One Streptomyces formicae genomic window, CCTCGCGCGTCTGCACCTGGTCGCCTCGGCGGACGCCGACGAGGCGGCGGGGCGGCCGCGCCTCGCGGGCGAGTCCGTCGAGGAGCCCCTCGTCGAGTTGGCGCTGCCGGACGCGGACGAGGTGGCGGGCCGCCTCGAGGGCCTGTCGCAGCTGATCATCGCGGGCAGTGCGGCCCCCGCGCTGGTGATGGCCGCCGTGGTCCACGGCGAGCTGCTCAGCCTGCGGCCCTTCGGTTCGCACAACGGCCTGGTCGCGCGGGCCGCCGAGCGCATCGTCCTGGTGGGCAGCGGCCTCGACCCGAAGTCGATCTGCCCGGCCGAGGCCGGGCACGCGGAGCAGGGCAGGGCGGCCTACGTGGCGGCGCTCGACGGCTACGCGTCGGGCACTCCGGAGGGCATGGCCGCCTGGATCGCGTACTGCGGCAGGGCGGTCGAGCTGGGCGTCAGGGAGTCGACGGCGGTCTGCGAGGCGATGCAGCGCGGCGCGGCCTAGGAACGGCCGGACGGTCGGTTCAGGGCCCTGACAAGGGTTGCGGCGGTACGGAAATCCGTACCGCCGCTGGCATGTCCATCGGGTTACCAAGCGTCCTCGAAGTGTTGCCCATCAGGTCGGGACGTTGCCCGTCACCTGGTGCGGCTGGCCCGTAATCGACGGGTCGACGTCGCGTGGGTGCTCGATGTCCATGCTTCGGTCCGTGGGGCCTTGGTTGCGTTTAAAGGTAATCCTCTCGGATGTCCTTGGTCTCGCGGGCCGTTGACTCCTTTGTACTCCTGTCCTGGAGTAAGCGGAAGTCCTGGCTGCACTTCTTTACTTTTAGGTTCAAACAGGCATGAAACGGGCGGACGGTTTCGGCCTGTACGGGAGGGCGGCTTCGGCCTGCACGGCAGGGCGGCTTGGGCCTGGTCAACCGGCGGCCGCGCGGCGGCGGGTGGCGAGCCACACCAGTCCCGCCGTGGCCGCCGCGGCGCCGACCGCGGCCGCCGCCACCAGGGCGGGGCGCGGCGGCGCCGGCAGGCGCTGCTTCAGGCGCACGGGCCGGTGGAAGTCGAGGATCGGCCACTCGCGCGCGAGGGCCTCCTTGCGCAGCGCCCGGTCCGGATTGACCGCGAAGGGGTGCCCTACGGAGTCGAGCATCGGCAGGTCGGTCGCCGAGTCGCTGTAGGCGAAGCAGCGGTCGAGGTCGTACCCCTCCGACCGCGCGAGGTCCTTGATCGCCTCGGCCTTGGTGGGCCCGTACGCGTAGTACTCCACCTCGCCGGTGAAGCAGCCGTCGTCGCCGACCACCATGCGGGTCGCCACCACCCGGTCCGCGCCGAGGAGTTCACCGATCGGCTCGACGACCTCGGCGCCCGACGTGGAGACGATGACGACGTCGCGGCCCGCGGTGTGGTGCTCCTCGATGAGGGACGCGGCCTCGTCGTAGATGATCGGGTCGATCAGGTCATGCAGGGTCTCCGCGACGATTTCCTTGACCTGTTGCACGTTCCATCCACGGCACAGCGCGGACAGGTACTCGCGCATCCGCTCCATCTGGTCGTGGTCGGCTCCGCCCGCGAGGAAGACGAACTGCGCGTACGCGGTGCGCAGTACCGCCCTGCGGTTGATCAGGCCGCCTTGGTAGAACGACTTGCTGAAGGTGAGCGTGCTCGACTTCGCAATGACCGTCTTGTCCAGGTCAAAGAACGCGGCAGTGCGAGGCAAGGAGTGGTTTTCCACGAGCCCGAGCATAGGCGCCCACCATTCGGCGTAAGCTGAGGCGCGTGGGTTT contains:
- a CDS encoding HAD family hydrolase — its product is MLGLVENHSLPRTAAFFDLDKTVIAKSSTLTFSKSFYQGGLINRRAVLRTAYAQFVFLAGGADHDQMERMREYLSALCRGWNVQQVKEIVAETLHDLIDPIIYDEAASLIEEHHTAGRDVVIVSTSGAEVVEPIGELLGADRVVATRMVVGDDGCFTGEVEYYAYGPTKAEAIKDLARSEGYDLDRCFAYSDSATDLPMLDSVGHPFAVNPDRALRKEALAREWPILDFHRPVRLKQRLPAPPRPALVAAAAVGAAAATAGLVWLATRRRAAAG
- a CDS encoding Fic family protein, with translation MSTTADPLGTLAGLPGVPDSVDSVRKAVDRVYGHRIMRRRSNEITSEAALRGARGSAALSGAEWALEEVRRRSDFSGDGEARTVGAALRLTAEAGQLLSIWRQSPLRVLARLHLVASADADEAAGRPRLAGESVEEPLVELALPDADEVAGRLEGLSQLIIAGSAAPALVMAAVVHGELLSLRPFGSHNGLVARAAERIVLVGSGLDPKSICPAEAGHAEQGRAAYVAALDGYASGTPEGMAAWIAYCGRAVELGVRESTAVCEAMQRGAA